Proteins from a single region of Planctomycetota bacterium:
- a CDS encoding glycosyltransferase family 4 protein — MPESLRILIAIDNFHPLIGGAEHAAFETGAALVRRGHGVDVLTMRKRPEWPSQEEMAGLRIFRFGERVPPRPFGRLLYERANATAARRYLDEHLSREPYDLLLLQPIVTAYGALRSRARRRAVAAYCFYAPLAEEHRNAVRGLLPPGLRGWRRQALLFSGAWTAHRRALGQRTAIEAADAVVCPSEYSRGLLADAFPGVATQHACIIPLGVDAARFRPADDRQAVRARLGWAPDEHVLLCVRRLVPRMGIGELIRGFGLAAARRHDLRLVIGGVGPLGPRLQDLAKTAGGRVDFLGLLPPDDLPRYLQAADLFVLPSLTLEAFGLVTTEALACGTPVLATSRCAAPEILGPLDPRLLMSGTDPAAIADSILGPGLDVIHEPGFRDRCRAYAVERFPWDRTAQGLEELVSQLRAKAGDAG; from the coding sequence ATGCCTGAGTCCCTGCGCATCCTCATCGCCATAGACAACTTCCACCCGCTCATCGGCGGCGCCGAGCACGCCGCGTTCGAAACGGGCGCGGCCCTGGTGCGGCGCGGCCACGGCGTGGACGTGTTGACGATGCGCAAGCGCCCCGAGTGGCCGTCGCAGGAGGAGATGGCCGGGCTGCGCATCTTCCGCTTCGGCGAGCGCGTGCCGCCTCGCCCCTTCGGCCGCCTGCTCTACGAGCGCGCCAACGCCACAGCCGCCCGCCGCTACCTGGATGAGCACCTGAGCCGCGAACCCTACGACCTGTTGCTCCTCCAGCCCATCGTCACTGCCTACGGCGCGCTGCGGTCCCGCGCGCGGCGCCGCGCCGTCGCCGCCTACTGCTTCTACGCCCCGCTGGCCGAAGAGCACCGGAACGCCGTGCGGGGCCTGCTGCCGCCCGGCCTGCGCGGCTGGCGCCGGCAGGCGCTCCTGTTCTCGGGCGCCTGGACCGCGCATCGGCGGGCCCTCGGGCAGCGGACCGCCATCGAGGCGGCCGACGCCGTGGTGTGCCCCAGCGAGTACTCGCGCGGCCTGCTGGCCGACGCGTTCCCAGGCGTCGCCACCCAGCACGCCTGCATCATTCCGCTGGGCGTGGACGCCGCCCGCTTCCGCCCCGCCGACGACCGCCAGGCCGTCCGCGCGCGCCTCGGCTGGGCGCCCGACGAGCACGTGCTGCTGTGCGTCCGCCGCCTCGTGCCGCGCATGGGCATCGGCGAACTCATCCGCGGCTTCGGCCTGGCCGCCGCACGGCGCCACGACCTGCGCCTCGTCATCGGCGGCGTCGGGCCCCTCGGCCCCCGGTTGCAGGACCTGGCGAAGACGGCCGGCGGCCGCGTGGACTTCCTGGGCCTGCTGCCCCCCGACGACCTGCCCCGATACCTCCAGGCAGCCGACCTCTTCGTGCTGCCCTCGCTGACCCTCGAGGCCTTCGGCCTCGTGACCACCGAGGCCCTCGCCTGCGGCACCCCGGTGCTCGCCACCTCGCGGTGCGCGGCGCCCGAAATCCTCGGGCCGCTCGACCCGCGCCTCCTGATGTCGGGCACGGACCCCGCGGCCATTGCGGACTCTATTCTCGGGCCCGGCCTCGACGTGATCCACGAGCCCGGCTTCCGCGACCGATGCCGGGCCTACGCCGTGGAGCGCTTCCCCTGGGACCGCACGGCCCAGGGGCTCGAGGAACTCGTCTCCCAACTCCGCGCGAAGGCAGGCGATGCCGGATGA
- a CDS encoding glycosyltransferase, producing the protein MKAQGAPVPTPRDPRPPLRVLYVTDTGGELGGAERSLLSLVEHLDATRYQLHALLFEEGRFATLLRNARVAVVVARLGLIARTRNPLKLMLYAFRFAQGALRLAWVIRRRRIQVVHINKNTLAVHAIPAARLAGAACVWHVRNPVSHFGRIGAWLVRRCNHLLCVSESIAAPFRRQFPESGAKITLVPEGVDPAPYANRQAGLTLRRDLGIPPHACVIGTVGRITPWKGQDDFLRAAALLAGRHPEARFLVVGDCVSSPAEVSADAAFRDRLHALAAELGIAEQVIFTGFHHDVPAVMNALDVFVLPSHEEPFGIVLLEAMAASRPIVATAAGGVPDIARDGHEALLVPPRDPGALAAAIARLLSDAQLAAALAEAALARVTAEFPLWRHAAIVREVYSALVPEP; encoded by the coding sequence ATGAAGGCTCAGGGCGCCCCAGTGCCAACGCCGCGCGACCCCAGGCCCCCGCTCCGCGTGCTCTACGTGACCGACACCGGCGGCGAGCTGGGCGGGGCCGAGCGCAGCCTGCTCTCCCTCGTCGAGCATCTCGACGCCACCCGATACCAGCTCCACGCGCTGCTCTTCGAGGAGGGGCGGTTCGCCACGCTGCTGCGCAACGCGCGCGTGGCCGTGGTCGTCGCGCGCCTGGGGCTGATCGCGCGCACGCGGAATCCCCTCAAGCTGATGCTCTACGCGTTCCGATTCGCGCAGGGCGCCCTGCGCCTCGCGTGGGTCATCCGCCGCCGCAGGATACAGGTGGTGCACATCAACAAGAACACGCTCGCCGTGCACGCTATCCCGGCCGCACGGCTCGCCGGCGCCGCCTGCGTGTGGCACGTGCGAAACCCCGTGAGCCACTTCGGCCGCATCGGCGCCTGGCTGGTGCGCCGCTGCAACCACCTGCTCTGCGTGTCGGAGAGCATCGCCGCGCCCTTCCGCCGCCAGTTCCCCGAGTCGGGTGCCAAGATCACCCTCGTGCCCGAGGGCGTGGACCCGGCGCCCTACGCCAACCGCCAGGCCGGCCTGACGCTTCGCCGCGACCTGGGCATTCCCCCCCACGCCTGCGTCATCGGCACCGTGGGCAGGATCACGCCGTGGAAAGGCCAGGACGATTTCCTGCGCGCCGCGGCCCTCCTGGCCGGCCGCCACCCCGAGGCGCGCTTCCTCGTCGTCGGCGACTGCGTGTCCAGCCCCGCCGAGGTCTCCGCCGACGCGGCCTTCCGCGACCGCCTCCACGCCCTCGCCGCCGAGCTGGGCATTGCTGAGCAGGTGATCTTCACCGGTTTCCACCACGACGTGCCGGCCGTGATGAACGCGCTCGACGTCTTCGTCCTCCCCTCCCACGAGGAGCCTTTCGGGATCGTGCTGCTGGAGGCCATGGCCGCCTCACGCCCCATCGTGGCCACGGCCGCCGGCGGCGTGCCCGACATCGCACGGGACGGCCACGAGGCGCTCCTCGTGCCGCCCCGCGACCCGGGGGCCCTGGCGGCCGCCATCGCACGGTTGCTCAGCGACGCCCAGCTCGCCGCCGCGCTCGCAGAGGCTGCGCTCGCGCGCGTCACGGCCGAGTTCCCCCTCTGGCGCCACGCGGCCATCGTGCGCGAGGTCTACAGCGCCCTGGTTCCCGAGCCGTGA